A genome region from Chlorobaculum tepidum TLS includes the following:
- the tusC gene encoding sulfurtransferase complex subunit TusC, with amino-acid sequence MSEEQDIKKIMHVMRRAPHGSIYTYEGLEMILIMAAYEQDLSVAFIGDGVYALKKDQDTAGIGIKGFSKTFMALDGYDVEKLYVDKQSLEERGLTEDDLLVDVEVMDSSKIGRLMNEQDVVIHH; translated from the coding sequence ATGAGTGAAGAACAGGATATCAAGAAGATCATGCACGTGATGCGCCGCGCGCCCCATGGTTCGATCTACACCTATGAAGGCCTTGAAATGATTCTTATCATGGCGGCTTACGAACAGGATCTCTCCGTAGCTTTCATCGGAGACGGCGTTTACGCTCTGAAAAAAGATCAGGACACCGCCGGCATTGGCATCAAGGGTTTCTCCAAGACATTCATGGCGCTCGATGGTTACGATGTGGAAAAACTCTATGTGGACAAGCAGTCTCTCGAAGAGCGTGGTTTGACCGAAGATGACCTGCTCGTTGATGTCGAGGTTATGGACTCCTCGAAGATCGGACGCCTGATGAACGAACAGGATGTCGTCATTCACCATTGA
- a CDS encoding NAD(P)-binding protein: protein MNAESNPILDFATEYVYPAFSELTGTDKIVAFGDHSHKCPIYVPQTPPCTAECPAGEDIRAINRFLNGTDPSDDPLKSAWETATDTNPFPAVMGRICPHPCQSKCNRGVHDESVAINAVEQVLGNYGIEHNLKLKGPGADTGKRVAIIGGGPAGLSAAYQLRRKGHAVTIYDANEKLGGMVLYGIMGYRVDRKVLEAEIGRIIELGVETKMGVTIGKDITLEQLEAEYDAVFIAVGAQKGRALPVPGFEGTPGATNAIDFLKSYEVLGDDIPVGKHVVVIGDGNVSMDVARLALRLGSQATIISGVPREEMACFENEFDDAKNEGTTMHFLTGTVEVLGGASGVTGLRCTKMVKKEKGEEGWNSPIPFLRYKSNGESFEIEADMVVAAIGQATDLSGLGSAASGPWLKVDRNFRIPGREKLFGGGDALKVDLITTAVGHGRKAAYAIDAFLKGEPMPEEPYREITKPHKQDLLYFLHTPQAKRTSIKPEVVVGNHDELLEALTPEQAVTESKRCMSCGFCFDCKQCVSFCPQEAITRFRDNPAGEKVYTNYAKCVGCHLCSLVCPCGYIQMGMGDGL, encoded by the coding sequence ATGAATGCAGAATCAAACCCGATTCTCGATTTTGCGACAGAGTACGTCTACCCTGCCTTCAGCGAACTGACAGGGACCGACAAGATCGTCGCCTTTGGGGATCACAGCCACAAATGCCCGATCTACGTACCGCAGACCCCGCCCTGCACCGCCGAGTGCCCGGCAGGCGAAGACATCCGGGCCATCAACCGTTTTCTGAACGGCACCGACCCGTCGGACGACCCGCTGAAATCGGCCTGGGAAACGGCCACCGACACCAACCCCTTCCCGGCGGTGATGGGGCGCATCTGCCCGCACCCGTGCCAGAGCAAGTGCAATCGCGGCGTGCACGACGAAAGCGTGGCCATCAACGCCGTCGAGCAGGTGCTCGGCAACTACGGCATCGAGCACAACCTCAAACTCAAAGGCCCCGGTGCCGACACCGGCAAGCGGGTCGCCATCATCGGTGGCGGCCCGGCGGGACTCTCCGCCGCCTACCAGCTGCGCCGCAAAGGCCACGCCGTCACCATCTACGACGCCAACGAAAAGCTCGGCGGCATGGTGCTCTACGGCATCATGGGCTACCGCGTAGATCGCAAAGTGCTCGAAGCCGAAATCGGGCGCATCATCGAACTCGGCGTCGAGACGAAGATGGGCGTCACCATCGGCAAGGACATCACCCTCGAACAGCTCGAAGCGGAGTACGACGCGGTCTTCATCGCCGTCGGCGCACAGAAGGGAAGAGCTCTTCCCGTGCCCGGCTTTGAAGGCACGCCCGGCGCCACCAACGCCATCGACTTCCTGAAAAGCTACGAAGTGCTGGGCGATGACATTCCGGTCGGCAAGCACGTGGTGGTGATCGGCGACGGTAACGTATCGATGGACGTCGCGCGTCTGGCGCTGCGTCTCGGCTCGCAAGCCACCATCATCTCCGGCGTGCCGCGCGAAGAGATGGCCTGCTTCGAGAACGAATTCGACGACGCCAAAAACGAAGGCACAACGATGCACTTTCTCACCGGCACGGTAGAAGTGCTCGGCGGAGCGAGTGGCGTCACCGGCCTGCGTTGCACAAAGATGGTCAAAAAGGAGAAAGGCGAGGAAGGCTGGAACTCCCCGATTCCGTTCCTGCGCTACAAAAGCAATGGCGAAAGCTTCGAGATCGAAGCGGACATGGTGGTGGCGGCCATCGGCCAGGCGACCGACCTGTCGGGCCTCGGCAGTGCGGCCAGCGGCCCGTGGCTCAAGGTTGACCGCAACTTCCGGATTCCGGGCCGCGAAAAGCTCTTCGGCGGCGGCGACGCCCTGAAGGTCGATCTCATCACCACGGCGGTGGGTCACGGCCGCAAAGCCGCCTACGCCATCGACGCCTTCCTGAAAGGCGAACCGATGCCGGAGGAGCCGTATCGCGAGATCACCAAGCCGCACAAGCAGGACCTGCTCTACTTCCTGCATACGCCGCAGGCAAAACGCACCAGCATCAAGCCGGAGGTGGTGGTGGGCAACCACGACGAACTGCTCGAAGCGCTGACGCCCGAACAAGCCGTCACCGAATCGAAGCGGTGCATGAGCTGCGGGTTCTGCTTCGACTGCAAGCAGTGCGTCTCGTTCTGCCCGCAGGAGGCGATCACGCGCTTCCGCGACAACCCGGCAGGTGAAAAAGTCTATACCAACTACGCAAAATGCGTCGGCTGCCACCTCTGCTCCCTGGTCTGCCCCTGCGGCTACATCCAGATGGGCATGGGCGACGGACTGTGA
- the dsrA gene encoding dissimilatory-type sulfite reductase subunit alpha yields the protein MSANDSAVNESCHCGGCGSSGNGKFLNETPMLDQLESGPWPSFISGFKALAERTEKPMLRGVLDQLEYSYKTKMGYWKGGLVTVDGYGAGIITRYSMIKDKFPEAAEFHTMRIQPAPGLHYNTTMLRELCDIWEKYGSGIITLHGQTGDIMLQGIEQDKVQACFDELNQKGWDLGGAGAGMRTGVSCIGPGRCDNACYDNLKLHLEALKHFSPQVHRPEWNYKLKFKFSGCPNDCTNAIMRSDLAVIGTWRDSIQIDHDEVKAWIAEKGVDALVNNVINRCPTKAIRLQDGDIDISTRDCVRCMHCINAMSKALSPGKDKGIALLIGGKNTLKVGVNMGSLIVPFMKMETDEDREAFIELIEEIIDWWDDAGLDHERIGETIERVGLKQFLDGVGIEYDINQISRPRDNPYFKAKY from the coding sequence ATGAGTGCTAACGACAGCGCTGTGAACGAGTCGTGTCATTGCGGCGGATGCGGATCATCGGGCAACGGCAAGTTCCTGAACGAAACGCCGATGCTCGACCAGCTTGAAAGCGGTCCGTGGCCCAGCTTCATTTCGGGCTTCAAGGCGCTTGCGGAGCGGACAGAGAAACCGATGCTGCGGGGCGTGCTGGACCAGCTCGAATATTCTTACAAGACCAAGATGGGCTACTGGAAAGGCGGTCTGGTCACGGTAGACGGCTACGGCGCCGGTATCATCACGCGCTACTCGATGATCAAGGACAAATTTCCCGAAGCCGCCGAATTCCACACGATGCGCATCCAGCCGGCCCCGGGCCTACATTACAACACCACGATGCTGCGCGAACTGTGCGACATCTGGGAGAAATACGGCAGCGGCATCATCACCTTGCACGGCCAGACCGGCGACATCATGCTGCAGGGCATCGAGCAGGACAAAGTCCAGGCGTGCTTCGACGAGCTCAACCAGAAAGGGTGGGACCTCGGCGGCGCCGGCGCCGGCATGCGAACCGGCGTCTCGTGCATCGGGCCAGGCCGCTGCGACAACGCCTGCTACGACAACCTCAAGCTGCACCTCGAAGCGCTCAAGCACTTCTCCCCGCAGGTGCACCGCCCCGAATGGAACTACAAGCTGAAATTCAAATTCTCCGGCTGCCCGAACGACTGTACCAACGCGATCATGCGCTCCGACCTGGCGGTCATCGGCACCTGGCGTGACTCGATCCAGATTGACCACGACGAAGTCAAGGCATGGATCGCCGAGAAGGGGGTGGATGCGCTGGTCAACAACGTCATCAACCGCTGCCCGACCAAAGCGATCCGCTTGCAAGACGGCGACATCGACATCTCGACGCGCGACTGCGTTCGCTGCATGCACTGCATCAACGCCATGTCCAAAGCGCTCTCGCCGGGCAAGGACAAGGGCATCGCGCTGCTCATCGGCGGCAAGAACACGCTGAAAGTGGGCGTCAACATGGGCTCGCTCATCGTGCCGTTCATGAAGATGGAAACCGACGAAGACCGCGAAGCCTTCATCGAACTGATCGAAGAGATCATCGACTGGTGGGACGACGCCGGCCTCGACCACGAGCGCATCGGCGAAACCATCGAGCGCGTGGGCCTGAAACAGTTCCTCGACGGCGTCGGCATCGAGTACGACATCAACCAGATCTCGCGCCCGAGAGACAACCCGTATTTCAAAGCCAAGTACTGA
- the dsrE2 gene encoding sulfur carrier protein DsrE2, giving the protein MSDTKKLAIIASKGTLDWAYPPFILASSAAAMDMEAVVFFTFYGLPLLKKEIDAKVTPVGNPAMPMHMPFGSKEFQSINWPIPNFISGNIPGFDTMATMLMKETFKKKGVATVEQLREICLESGVRFIACQMTMEVFGFDKSEFIEGVDYGGAASFLEYAAEANISLFI; this is encoded by the coding sequence ATGTCTGATACCAAAAAACTCGCGATTATTGCGTCCAAGGGAACCCTTGACTGGGCCTATCCTCCCTTCATTCTTGCTTCAAGCGCCGCGGCGATGGATATGGAAGCCGTGGTGTTTTTCACCTTCTACGGTCTTCCGCTGCTAAAAAAAGAGATCGACGCCAAGGTGACGCCGGTTGGCAATCCCGCCATGCCGATGCACATGCCCTTCGGCAGCAAGGAGTTCCAGTCGATCAACTGGCCGATTCCCAATTTCATTTCGGGCAACATTCCCGGATTCGACACGATGGCGACCATGCTGATGAAGGAGACCTTCAAAAAGAAGGGGGTTGCTACCGTTGAGCAGCTTCGCGAGATATGCCTTGAGTCGGGCGTCAGGTTTATTGCCTGCCAGATGACCATGGAGGTGTTTGGCTTCGACAAGTCGGAATTCATCGAAGGCGTCGATTATGGCGGCGCAGCCTCGTTCCTGGAGTATGCGGCGGAGGCCAACATCTCGCTCTTTATCTGA
- the aprB gene encoding adenylyl-sulfate reductase subunit beta produces the protein MPSFVIKEKCDGCKGQERTACMYICPNDLMKLDVERMKAWNQEPDQCWECYNCVKICPQQAIEVRGYADFVPLGGNVIPLRGTDAIMWTIKFRNGILKRYKFPIRTTSEGSIDPYSGKPEPDYANLKKPGFFNMTEYPTL, from the coding sequence ATGCCAAGTTTCGTCATTAAAGAAAAATGTGACGGCTGCAAAGGGCAGGAGAGGACAGCATGCATGTACATCTGTCCGAACGACCTGATGAAGTTGGATGTCGAGAGGATGAAGGCCTGGAACCAGGAGCCCGACCAGTGCTGGGAGTGCTACAACTGTGTGAAGATCTGCCCGCAGCAGGCAATCGAGGTCAGGGGATATGCCGATTTCGTTCCGCTGGGCGGCAACGTTATTCCGCTGCGTGGTACCGACGCCATCATGTGGACCATCAAGTTCAGGAACGGTATTCTGAAGCGCTACAAGTTCCCGATCAGGACCACCTCCGAAGGTTCCATCGATCCTTACTCGGGCAAGCCAGAGCCGGATTACGCGAACCTCAAGAAGCCTGGCTTCTTCAACATGACAGAATATCCGACCCTCTAA
- the sat gene encoding sulfate adenylyltransferase, whose amino-acid sequence MALVNPHGKEKVLKPLLLTGDELVSEKERAKSMKQVRLSSRETGDLIMLGIGGFTPLTGFMGHADWKGSVETCTMADGTFWPIPITLSTSKEQADTIAIGEEVALVDDESGELMGSMKVEEKYCIDKAHECREVFKTDDPAHPGVLMVMNQGDVNLAGPVKVFSEGSFPTEFAGIYMTPAQTRKMFEENGWSTVAAFQTRNPMHRSHEYLVKIAVEICDGVLIHQLLGKLKPGDIPADVRRDCINVLTEKYFVKGTTIQAGYPLDMRYAGPREALLHALFRQNFGCSHLIVGRDHAGVGDYYGPFDAHHIFDQIPEGALETKPLKIDWTFYCYKCDAMASMKTCPHEPADRLNLSGTKLRKMLSEGEEVPEHFSRPEVLEILRRYYAGLTEKVDIKMHSHAIGK is encoded by the coding sequence ATGGCGTTAGTCAATCCACATGGCAAGGAAAAGGTTTTAAAGCCGCTTTTGCTGACTGGTGACGAACTGGTAAGCGAAAAGGAGCGGGCCAAATCCATGAAGCAGGTCAGGCTCTCTTCGAGGGAGACAGGCGACCTGATCATGCTCGGTATCGGCGGCTTCACTCCGCTGACCGGTTTTATGGGCCATGCAGACTGGAAGGGAAGCGTCGAAACGTGCACGATGGCTGATGGCACCTTCTGGCCTATCCCGATCACCCTTTCGACCTCGAAAGAGCAGGCCGACACCATCGCTATCGGTGAAGAGGTGGCTCTGGTCGATGACGAGTCGGGCGAGTTGATGGGGAGCATGAAGGTCGAGGAGAAGTACTGCATCGACAAGGCTCACGAGTGCCGTGAAGTGTTCAAGACCGACGATCCGGCTCACCCCGGCGTCCTGATGGTCATGAACCAGGGCGATGTCAACCTCGCGGGGCCGGTCAAGGTCTTCAGCGAAGGTTCGTTCCCGACCGAGTTCGCGGGCATCTACATGACTCCCGCACAGACCCGTAAAATGTTCGAGGAGAATGGCTGGAGCACGGTTGCCGCCTTCCAGACCCGCAACCCCATGCACCGTTCCCACGAATACCTCGTCAAGATCGCCGTCGAAATCTGCGACGGTGTACTCATTCACCAGCTTCTCGGCAAACTTAAGCCGGGCGATATTCCCGCAGACGTCAGACGCGACTGTATCAACGTTCTGACCGAAAAATACTTCGTCAAGGGCACCACCATCCAGGCGGGCTATCCGCTTGATATGCGCTATGCCGGTCCGAGGGAGGCTTTGCTCCATGCGCTTTTCCGCCAGAACTTCGGTTGCAGCCACCTGATCGTCGGACGTGACCACGCAGGCGTTGGTGACTACTACGGCCCCTTCGATGCGCACCATATCTTCGACCAGATTCCGGAGGGCGCGCTTGAAACCAAGCCGCTGAAGATTGACTGGACATTCTACTGCTACAAGTGTGACGCCATGGCGTCGATGAAAACCTGCCCGCATGAACCGGCCGACAGACTCAATCTGAGCGGCACGAAGCTCAGGAAGATGCTCTCCGAAGGCGAGGAGGTGCCCGAGCACTTCAGCCGTCCGGAGGTGCTTGAGATTCTCAGGCGCTACTATGCCGGTCTGACCGAGAAGGTTGACATCAAGATGCATTCCCACGCGATCGGGAAATGA
- a CDS encoding sulfite exporter TauE/SafE family protein: MMPDISFADGTTQIAATAWWVWVLVLFVFSFLLGIVAVLAGVGGGVLFVPIVSGFFPFHIDYVRGAGLLVALAGALSAGPPLLRKGIADLKLGLPMALVGSISSIAGALMGLAMPAKNVQLLLGIVILGITAIMLKAGKSGYPEVKEPDALSKMLGISGCYFEEFGQHEVSWQVHRTLVATVLFFIIGFIGGMFGLGAGFANVPVFNLLMGVPLKVAVATSGLVLSINGSAAAWVYMFNGAVLPIIAVPAVGGMMLGSKIGAKLLPKVNTRTIRMIVITILALSGFRSLLKGMGG; the protein is encoded by the coding sequence ATGATGCCAGATATATCATTTGCCGACGGTACTACCCAGATTGCAGCGACGGCGTGGTGGGTTTGGGTGCTGGTGCTTTTCGTCTTCTCCTTTTTGCTTGGCATTGTGGCCGTGCTGGCCGGTGTCGGTGGCGGCGTGCTTTTCGTGCCGATCGTCAGTGGTTTTTTCCCATTTCATATCGATTACGTCCGTGGAGCGGGGCTTCTCGTGGCTCTTGCGGGGGCGCTTTCCGCCGGGCCGCCGCTGCTCAGAAAAGGGATAGCTGATCTCAAGCTCGGTTTGCCGATGGCACTTGTCGGTTCGATCAGCTCCATTGCCGGCGCTCTGATGGGGTTGGCGATGCCTGCAAAAAACGTGCAGCTTCTGCTCGGTATCGTGATTCTCGGTATTACCGCGATCATGCTCAAGGCCGGAAAGTCCGGATACCCCGAAGTGAAGGAGCCAGACGCTCTGTCGAAAATGCTCGGCATCTCCGGATGCTATTTCGAGGAGTTTGGTCAGCACGAGGTTTCGTGGCAGGTACACAGGACGCTGGTTGCAACGGTGCTGTTTTTCATCATCGGCTTCATCGGCGGCATGTTCGGCCTTGGCGCCGGATTCGCCAACGTGCCGGTTTTCAACCTGCTCATGGGCGTTCCGCTGAAGGTTGCCGTGGCAACCAGCGGTTTGGTGCTTTCGATCAACGGGTCGGCGGCGGCCTGGGTCTATATGTTCAATGGGGCCGTGCTTCCGATCATTGCCGTACCCGCCGTTGGCGGCATGATGCTCGGCTCGAAGATCGGTGCGAAACTGTTGCCGAAGGTCAACACCAGAACCATACGGATGATTGTCATCACCATTCTGGCGCTTTCGGGTTTTCGTTCATTGCTGAAAGGGATGGGGGGATGA
- the tusD gene encoding sulfurtransferase complex subunit TusD gives MNIGILLKEGPYNHQAADTAYKFAEAAIAKGHKVDAIFLYNDGVINATKLGDPPQDDRNIAARWTELNQKHGVEVLACIAASKRRGINDDVMIDGAEITGLGTLTDIAIRNDRLLTFGD, from the coding sequence ATGAACATAGGAATTCTGCTCAAGGAGGGACCTTACAACCATCAGGCGGCTGATACGGCATACAAGTTTGCCGAGGCGGCTATCGCGAAAGGGCACAAGGTCGATGCCATTTTCTTGTACAATGACGGCGTCATCAACGCGACCAAACTCGGCGATCCGCCGCAGGATGACCGCAACATCGCCGCCCGCTGGACGGAGCTGAACCAGAAGCACGGCGTCGAAGTGCTCGCCTGCATTGCGGCCTCGAAGCGCCGCGGCATCAACGACGATGTGATGATCGACGGCGCTGAAATCACCGGCCTCGGCACCCTGACCGACATCGCAATCCGTAACGACAGACTTTTAACCTTCGGAGACTGA
- the dsrB gene encoding dissimilatory-type sulfite reductase subunit beta, with amino-acid sequence MSSQERTWKTIESGPHTYEEALHPVVRKNYGKWKYHEIPKPGVLKHVAESGDTIWTVRAGTPRQDTVDMVRQLCDVADKYSDGFLRFTVRNNVEFLTPNAENVEPMIAELESLGFPVGGTGMCVSAVSHTQGWLHCDIPATDASGVVKSMMDTVYNEFKDMQMPNKVRLSTSCCSINCGGQADIAVVVKHTRPPRINHDHLVKTCELPKAVARCPVAAIRPTVVNGKKTLMVDEAKCICCGACFGACPAMEINHPEHSKFAVWVGGKNSNARSKPSTMSLVAHNLPNNPPRWPEVTDVVGRILTAYKAGGRPWERIGEWINRIGWKRFFEETGLEFDDNMIDSYRHARTTFNQSAHIRF; translated from the coding sequence ATGAGCAGTCAGGAAAGAACCTGGAAGACCATAGAATCGGGCCCGCACACCTACGAAGAGGCGCTGCATCCGGTGGTCAGGAAAAACTACGGCAAGTGGAAATACCATGAAATCCCGAAACCGGGGGTCTTGAAGCACGTCGCCGAAAGCGGCGACACCATCTGGACGGTCCGCGCCGGCACGCCGCGTCAGGACACGGTCGATATGGTGCGCCAGCTGTGCGACGTCGCCGACAAATACAGCGACGGCTTTCTGCGCTTCACGGTGCGCAACAACGTCGAATTTCTGACGCCGAACGCCGAAAACGTCGAACCGATGATTGCCGAACTCGAATCGCTCGGCTTCCCGGTCGGCGGCACCGGCATGTGCGTCTCAGCCGTTTCGCACACCCAGGGCTGGCTGCACTGCGACATTCCGGCCACCGACGCCTCGGGCGTGGTCAAGTCGATGATGGACACGGTGTACAACGAATTCAAGGACATGCAGATGCCCAATAAAGTGCGCCTGTCCACCTCGTGCTGCTCGATCAACTGCGGCGGCCAGGCCGACATCGCCGTCGTTGTCAAGCACACCCGTCCCCCGCGCATCAACCACGACCACCTCGTCAAGACCTGCGAGCTTCCCAAAGCGGTCGCCCGCTGCCCGGTCGCGGCGATCCGCCCGACGGTCGTCAATGGCAAGAAAACGCTCATGGTTGACGAAGCCAAGTGCATCTGCTGCGGCGCCTGCTTCGGCGCCTGCCCGGCCATGGAGATCAACCACCCCGAGCACTCCAAGTTTGCCGTCTGGGTCGGCGGCAAAAACAGCAACGCCCGCTCGAAGCCCTCGACCATGAGCCTTGTGGCGCACAACCTGCCGAACAACCCGCCGCGCTGGCCGGAAGTGACCGACGTCGTCGGCCGCATCCTGACCGCCTACAAAGCCGGAGGCCGCCCATGGGAGCGCATCGGTGAATGGATCAACCGGATCGGCTGGAAACGGTTCTTCGAAGAGACCGGCCTCGAGTTCGACGACAACATGATCGACAGCTACCGTCACGCCCGAACCACCTTCAACCAGTCGGCGCACATCCGTTTTTAA
- a CDS encoding TusE/DsrC/DsvC family sulfur relay protein, with amino-acid sequence MAIEVNGMSVETDENGYLVNLDDWTEEVAVKIAEDEGIAMEAGHWDLVKFLRNYYKEYQIAPAVKVLTKAVASEKGMDKKEASEFLYALFPKGPALQACKIAGLPKPTGCV; translated from the coding sequence ATGGCAATTGAAGTCAATGGCATGAGCGTCGAGACGGACGAGAACGGCTACCTGGTGAATCTGGATGACTGGACGGAGGAGGTCGCGGTAAAGATTGCCGAAGATGAAGGTATCGCGATGGAAGCGGGTCACTGGGATCTGGTGAAGTTCCTTCGCAACTACTACAAGGAGTACCAGATAGCACCTGCCGTGAAGGTGTTGACCAAGGCGGTGGCCAGCGAAAAAGGCATGGACAAGAAAGAGGCGTCGGAGTTCCTGTACGCGCTGTTCCCGAAAGGCCCGGCATTGCAGGCCTGCAAGATAGCCGGTCTTCCCAAACCGACCGGCTGCGTCTGA
- the tusB gene encoding sulfurtransferase complex subunit TusB yields MLHTINKSPFENNTFTTCVRFLQPGDPVLFIEDGVYAVQAGNRFGALIQSVLKKNNPVYALKPDLDARGISAIAEGVKTVDYAGFVDLVEEHQVNSWL; encoded by the coding sequence ATGTTACATACCATCAATAAATCTCCGTTTGAAAACAACACCTTCACTACCTGCGTCCGGTTCCTTCAGCCGGGAGACCCCGTGCTCTTCATCGAGGACGGCGTCTATGCGGTACAGGCAGGTAACCGGTTCGGCGCGCTGATCCAGTCCGTCCTGAAGAAGAACAATCCAGTCTATGCCCTCAAGCCCGATCTCGACGCTCGCGGTATTTCCGCTATCGCCGAGGGGGTGAAGACGGTCGATTATGCCGGTTTCGTCGATCTGGTCGAAGAGCACCAGGTCAACAGCTGGCTGTAA
- the aprA gene encoding adenylyl-sulfate reductase subunit alpha, with protein MGVEKNEFKFSQKPEVVYVDTDILLIGGGMACCGAAYEAAKWATPKGLRITMVDKAAVDRSGAVAMGLSAINTYCGENDPADYVKYVRADLMGIIREDLVYDLGRHVDNSVHLFEEWGLPIWKRDEDGSTMDGAKPAPKLTEGGKPVRSGRWQIMINGESYKVIVAEAAKKALEYNRKETGVEQNLYERVFISELIHDKNNPSKVAGAIGFSVREHKAYVFTAKTMLLACGGAVNVYRPRSTAEGQGRAWYPVWNAGTTYALAAQAGCELVLMENRFVPARFKDGYGPVGAWFLFFKCKATNSLGEDYCATNLAAANKDFGKYAEDPHKLTTAMRNHMMMIDMKAGKGPILMRTHEAMAALAETMTPKQIKHLEAEAWEDFLDMCIGQAVVWAGNNIEPEKTPSELMPTEPYLLGSHAGCAGIWVSGPGDIAGVPAEWSWGYNRMTTVDGLFTAGDGVGASGHKFSSGSHAEGRIAGKSMTAYCLDHADYKPELGRDVDEVIAEIYAPMETFAKYKDYSTDPSVNPNYIRPKMFQARLQKIMDEYVAGVSTWYTTSKTMLEKGLEHLSLLKEDAEKMAAADLHELMRAWENYHRLMAGEAHARHILFREDSRYPGYYFRADHFYVDDENWKCFTISKYDRDSKEWTLSKRDYVQVVPD; from the coding sequence ATGGGAGTTGAAAAAAACGAATTCAAGTTTAGCCAGAAGCCCGAAGTTGTTTATGTGGATACGGATATTCTGCTGATCGGCGGTGGCATGGCTTGTTGCGGCGCGGCTTATGAAGCGGCCAAATGGGCTACCCCGAAAGGTCTGAGAATCACGATGGTTGACAAGGCTGCCGTTGACAGAAGCGGTGCGGTCGCCATGGGTCTTTCCGCCATCAACACCTACTGCGGCGAGAACGATCCGGCCGATTACGTAAAATATGTGAGAGCCGACCTCATGGGCATCATTCGTGAGGATCTGGTCTATGATCTGGGTCGTCACGTTGACAACTCGGTTCATCTTTTTGAAGAGTGGGGTCTTCCAATCTGGAAGCGCGACGAAGATGGTTCGACCATGGATGGCGCGAAACCGGCTCCGAAACTCACCGAAGGCGGCAAACCGGTCCGTTCCGGCCGCTGGCAGATCATGATCAATGGCGAATCCTACAAGGTGATCGTCGCCGAGGCCGCCAAGAAAGCCCTCGAATACAACCGCAAGGAGACCGGCGTCGAGCAGAACCTCTACGAGCGCGTCTTTATCAGCGAACTCATCCACGACAAGAACAATCCGAGCAAGGTCGCTGGCGCTATCGGCTTCAGCGTTCGCGAGCACAAAGCCTATGTGTTCACCGCCAAAACCATGCTGCTCGCCTGCGGCGGCGCTGTGAACGTCTACCGTCCGCGCTCGACCGCTGAAGGTCAGGGCCGTGCATGGTACCCGGTCTGGAACGCAGGCACCACCTACGCACTCGCCGCACAGGCCGGTTGCGAACTGGTGCTCATGGAGAACCGTTTCGTGCCCGCCCGCTTCAAGGACGGCTACGGCCCGGTCGGCGCATGGTTCCTGTTCTTCAAGTGCAAGGCAACCAACTCGCTCGGCGAGGACTACTGCGCCACCAACCTTGCGGCGGCCAACAAGGATTTCGGCAAGTACGCCGAAGATCCGCACAAGCTGACCACCGCCATGAGGAACCATATGATGATGATCGACATGAAGGCCGGCAAAGGCCCGATCCTCATGAGGACTCACGAAGCGATGGCCGCGCTTGCCGAGACCATGACCCCCAAGCAGATCAAGCATCTCGAAGCTGAGGCATGGGAAGACTTCCTCGACATGTGCATCGGTCAGGCTGTTGTCTGGGCCGGTAACAACATCGAGCCGGAGAAGACTCCTTCCGAGCTGATGCCAACCGAACCGTACCTGCTCGGCTCGCACGCCGGTTGCGCCGGTATCTGGGTCAGTGGCCCTGGCGACATCGCAGGTGTCCCGGCAGAGTGGAGCTGGGGCTACAACAGGATGACCACCGTAGATGGTTTGTTCACCGCAGGTGACGGCGTCGGCGCATCGGGTCACAAGTTCTCTTCCGGTTCACACGCTGAAGGCCGTATCGCCGGCAAGAGCATGACCGCATACTGCCTCGACCACGCCGACTACAAGCCGGAACTTGGCCGCGATGTTGACGAAGTGATCGCCGAGATCTATGCTCCGATGGAGACCTTCGCCAAGTATAAGGATTACAGCACCGATCCGTCGGTCAACCCGAACTACATCAGGCCGAAGATGTTCCAGGCCAGGCTCCAGAAGATCATGGACGAGTACGTGGCCGGTGTCTCTACCTGGTACACCACCAGCAAGACCATGCTCGAAAAGGGTCTTGAGCACCTGTCGCTCCTCAAGGAGGACGCCGAGAAGATGGCTGCCGCAGATCTGCACGAGCTGATGCGCGCCTGGGAGAACTACCATCGTCTGATGGCCGGTGAAGCCCACGCACGTCACATCCTCTTCCGCGAGGACAGCCGCTACCCCGGTTACTACTTCAGGGCTGACCACTTCTACGTCGATGACGAGAACTGGAAGTGCTTCACCATCTCGAAGTACGACAGGGACAGCAAGGAGTGGACGCTCTCCAAGAGGGACTACGTCCAGGTCGTTCCGGACTGA